In Streptomyces sp. NBC_01231, the sequence CGGCGGTGAGGCGCCGGGCGGCACGCGGCAGGGCGGGCAGGCCGGTGGACAGGCCGGCCAGGAGGGCGGCGGGCCCGGCGGCGGCCAGATGATGCCCGGTGGCGGCAACGGCGAACTGCCCGGCGCGGCAAGCGGCGCGGGCCAGGCTCCCGGCGGTGCCGGTGAGACGGGCAGTACGCCGCCGGGCGCCACCGGCGAGAACGGCGGTACGGAGGCCGAGGGCGGCACCGGCGGTCAGCCCGGCGGCATGGGCGGGGGCATGGCCGGTGGCATGGGCGGGATGGGCGGCGCCGCGAGCGGCGAGCTCGTCTCGTACCTGAAGAAGCATCAGGACGGCGCCAAGTGGCTGCTGGCGGTGTCGAGTTCGCAGAGTGCCGCGCAGCTCATCCTCAGCAGCGGCGAGCCCGTCATCTCCATGTGGGGCTGGTCCGGCAGCGACAACGCGATGACCCTCGCCAAGCTCAAGGACCTGGTGAAGAAGGGCGAGCTGCACTACATCCAGGTCGGCGGCGGCGGCATGGGCGGCGGTCCCGGCGGCGGCTCCGACCTCAGCTCCGAGGTCACGGCGTGGGTGCAGAAGAACGGGACGGCGGTGAAGGAGAGCGCGTACAGCAGCGGCTCGACGTCGGAGTCGCAGTCGCAGTCGCAGTCCAACTCCTCGTCCCAGGCCAACCCCCCGTCCCAGTCCAGCTCCTCGTCCCAGTCGAGCCAGTCGAGCCAGTCGACGGTCTACCGCCTGGACGCCTCGGACGTCGGCTGACCAACACAGCCCCGACGTTCCCACCCCCCCCCCACCGTCCACAACGCCCTCTGCCCTACCGGCAGAGGGCGTTGCGCCATGTCAACTCGCGTAGACAAAGGGCAGATTGTCGGACCCGGTCACCTGCTGGACACGTCCGGTTCATGGACAAGAACGCATGTCCATGTCACGCTCCCGATTACCCGCTCCAATCAACCCGCGTAGAACGGACACCCCCATGCCCGTGACCCCCATACGCACGCGCCGTTGGAAGCCCCTGGCGCTCGCCGTCTCCACCGTCATGATCAGCCTCGCCGCCCCCGCGCTGACCGCGACCCCCGCCGCGGCCACGACGACCGCGTACGACTCGACGTACTACAAGAACGCGATCGGCAAGACGGGGACGAGCCTCAAGTCCTCCCTGCACACCATCATCAGCAGCCAGACGAAGATCTCGTACTCCGCGGTCTGGAACGCCCTCAAGGCCACCGACCAGGACCCGAACAACAGCAGCAACGTGATCCTGCTGTACAGCGGTGTCTCGCGCAGCAAGTCCCTCAACGGCGGCGACACCGGCGACTGGAACCGCGAGCACACCTGGGCCAAGTCCCACGGCGACTTCGGCGAGGTGACCGGTCCCGGCACCGACCTGCACCACCTGCGCCCGGCGGACGTCCAGGTCAACAGCATCCGCGGCAACAAGGACTTCGACAACGGCGGCAGTGCGGTCAGCGGCGGGGGCGGCAGCCTCACCGACTCCGACTCCTTCGAGCCGCGTGACGCGGACAAGGGCGACGTGGCCCGCATGATCCTGTACATGACCGTGCGGTACGAGGGTGACGACAGCTTCGCCGATCTCGAGCCCAACGAGAAGGTGAACAACGGCAGCGCCCCGTACATGGGCAAGCTCTCCGTGCTCAAGCAGTGGAGCGACGAGGACCCGCCGAGCGCCTTCGAGGAGAAGCGCAACCAGGTCATCTACGACACGTACCAGCACAACCGCAACCCGTTCATCGACCACCCGGAGTGGGTCGAGGCGATCTGGTAGGACCGGCGTGCGAGAGTGCCTGCCGGATCAGCTCGGCCGCGCGAGAGCCCGAGCCAGTCGGGAGACGGCGGCCGGATCCGGCAGGCCACGCAGGGAGACGACGACCTGCCCGCTCGCGAACTCGCGCTGTGCGGCGGTCACGGTCGGGTCGACCGCGCACTCGGCCTGTACGCGGACGTAGTTCAGGGCCGTCGCGAAGAGCATCGAGAACGAGCCCACGCCCTGGATGACACCGGGGCCGCCGGCCTCCCGGTACGCCCGCACCAACCGCCGTGCGGAATCGGCTCGGAAGTCGTTGCCGCCCGCCCAGACGTACACGGCACGCGCGAGCTCGCGTTCCGCCGAGACCGTTCCGGCGTTGTCCCAGTCGAGGAGCACCGGCCCGGCCGGACCGACCAGCACGTTCTGGGGCTGCATGTCGAGGTGCGACGTCACCAGGCCGCCCGGGTCGGACGGGGTGACGTGCTGCGCGAGCTCCACCGCCGAGGTGGCGACGAACCGGCCGAGCGCGTCCGACCAGGGCATGCCGGCCCGGCTGGTCTCCTGGTGCAGTTTCTC encodes:
- a CDS encoding endonuclease, whose translation is MPVTPIRTRRWKPLALAVSTVMISLAAPALTATPAAATTTAYDSTYYKNAIGKTGTSLKSSLHTIISSQTKISYSAVWNALKATDQDPNNSSNVILLYSGVSRSKSLNGGDTGDWNREHTWAKSHGDFGEVTGPGTDLHHLRPADVQVNSIRGNKDFDNGGSAVSGGGGSLTDSDSFEPRDADKGDVARMILYMTVRYEGDDSFADLEPNEKVNNGSAPYMGKLSVLKQWSDEDPPSAFEEKRNQVIYDTYQHNRNPFIDHPEWVEAIW
- a CDS encoding phosphotransferase, with the translated sequence MRSAADFIADTYALGAGPWTVTPVTRGALGQIWKLAGNESSWAVKELLFGCDEGQVAREAALRDAAERLGISSPRLLPNPGGAHVTRLAPALGGSHVKLYDWVDGAKADAADPEILSWCGRTLALLHRAGEGADETPDAWYEECPGEADWEKLHQETSRAGMPWSDALGRFVATSAVELAQHVTPSDPGGLVTSHLDMQPQNVLVGPAGPVLLDWDNAGTVSAERELARAVYVWAGGNDFRADSARRLVRAYREAGGPGVIQGVGSFSMLFATALNYVRVQAECAVDPTVTAAQREFASGQVVVSLRGLPDPAAVSRLARALARPS